In a genomic window of Salegentibacter salegens:
- the dnaG gene encoding DNA primase: MISKTTIDNVFETARVEEVIGDFVNLKKSGSNFKGLSPFSDERTPSFMVSPVKQIWKDFSSGKGGNVVAFLMEHEHFTYPEAIKYLAKKYGIEIEETQQSDEQKQQADERESMYLVSEFANKHFQKNLHKTDFGKAIGLSYFKERGFTLETIKKFELGYSLDEWDDFTKEALAEAYKLEYLEKTGLTIVKGEKQFDRFKGRVMFPIHSMSGRVLGFGGRILTNEKKAAKYLNSPESDIYHKSKVLYGINFAKQAIAKEDNCFLVEGYTDVIQFHQSGVENVVSSSGTALTPDQIRLINRLTKNITVLFDGDAAGIRASLRGIDLILEQGMNVRVCTFPAGEDPDSFAKNNSDEALAEYLQENTQDFISFKASLLMEDAKKDPVKKAELIRDIVNSISKIPDTIQQEVYLQECSRIMDISENVLFSSLAQLNAKSGRTSPQQQQQKKSFDVVKEESQPKTAKVDEQYELEKKIISLLLQYGTVEEEFEDLVLKEKEDGELGLEKEIQKTRVFEKIFLDLQEDEIAFTNPKFRDIYAELISRLNSEEKFEVKNFINDIDPEQASEITSILMEEEQYKLHEWDRQNIFVKAKTETISRHVSETILSLRRFLINEKINELSEKVKTPDEEQNTQHVLEDVKDYLSLKKVLSEKLNRVM, translated from the coding sequence TTGATCTCAAAAACCACCATAGATAATGTATTTGAAACCGCCCGGGTAGAGGAGGTTATTGGTGATTTTGTGAACCTGAAAAAATCAGGATCGAATTTTAAAGGTTTGAGTCCGTTTAGCGATGAACGAACACCGAGTTTTATGGTTTCTCCTGTAAAGCAAATTTGGAAGGATTTTTCAAGCGGAAAAGGAGGGAACGTCGTGGCTTTTCTTATGGAACACGAACATTTTACCTATCCGGAAGCTATAAAATACCTCGCCAAAAAATACGGAATTGAGATTGAAGAAACTCAGCAAAGCGACGAGCAAAAGCAGCAAGCCGATGAGCGGGAAAGTATGTACCTGGTTTCTGAATTTGCAAATAAACATTTTCAGAAAAATCTTCATAAAACCGATTTTGGAAAAGCTATTGGTCTAAGCTATTTTAAAGAGCGGGGCTTTACGCTGGAAACCATCAAAAAATTCGAACTTGGCTATTCTTTAGACGAGTGGGATGATTTTACAAAAGAAGCTTTAGCTGAAGCTTATAAACTCGAGTACCTGGAAAAAACTGGGCTCACGATTGTAAAAGGCGAAAAGCAGTTTGACAGGTTTAAAGGAAGGGTAATGTTTCCCATTCACTCTATGTCTGGCAGGGTTTTAGGGTTTGGTGGAAGGATTCTTACCAACGAAAAAAAGGCGGCCAAATACCTTAATTCACCCGAAAGTGATATTTACCACAAGAGCAAAGTTTTATACGGAATCAATTTTGCAAAGCAGGCCATTGCGAAAGAAGATAATTGTTTTCTGGTAGAAGGCTATACCGATGTTATCCAGTTTCATCAAAGTGGGGTTGAAAATGTAGTTTCTTCTTCAGGAACGGCACTGACACCCGATCAGATTCGGTTAATCAACCGACTAACAAAAAATATTACTGTACTTTTTGATGGTGATGCAGCGGGAATTAGAGCATCGCTTCGCGGAATAGACTTAATCCTGGAGCAGGGAATGAACGTGCGGGTTTGCACGTTTCCAGCAGGAGAAGATCCCGATAGTTTTGCCAAAAATAATTCGGATGAAGCTTTAGCCGAATATTTACAGGAAAACACACAGGATTTTATCAGTTTCAAGGCTTCGCTTTTAATGGAAGACGCGAAGAAAGATCCGGTAAAAAAGGCTGAATTGATTAGGGATATTGTAAATAGTATTTCAAAGATTCCCGATACTATTCAGCAGGAAGTTTATTTACAGGAATGTTCACGAATTATGGATATTTCTGAAAATGTGCTGTTTTCCAGCCTGGCACAACTTAATGCTAAAAGTGGAAGAACTTCTCCCCAACAACAGCAGCAAAAAAAATCTTTTGATGTTGTTAAGGAAGAGTCGCAACCAAAAACTGCGAAGGTTGACGAGCAATACGAGTTGGAGAAAAAAATTATTAGTTTGCTTCTTCAATATGGAACCGTAGAAGAAGAATTTGAAGATTTGGTGCTAAAAGAAAAGGAAGACGGGGAGCTGGGTTTAGAAAAGGAAATACAAAAGACAAGAGTTTTTGAAAAGATATTTTTAGACCTTCAGGAAGATGAAATTGCTTTTACCAATCCTAAATTCAGAGATATTTACGCCGAATTGATTTCCCGCTTAAACAGTGAAGAAAAATTTGAAGTTAAGAACTTTATTAACGATATAGACCCTGAACAGGCTTCTGAAATTACTTCGATTTTAATGGAAGAGGAGCAGTATAAACTACACGAGTGGGACCGGCAAAATATTTTTGTTAAAGCAAAAACCGAAACCATTTCCCGGCACGTTAGCGAAACCATTCTTTCTTTACGTAGGTTTTTAATAAATGAGAAGATCAACGAACTTTCCGAAAAAGTAAAAACCCCCGATGAAGAGCAAAACACCCAACATGTGTTGGAGGATGTAAAGGATTACCTCAGTTTGAAAAAAGTACTTTCAGAGAAGCTTAATCGTGTTATGTAG
- a CDS encoding response regulator: MSTVLIADHHPVVHEGIRCILRNNPALEVVGSVHSGIELYGFLSESLPDVLIIEIDLPEINGINALRTIKTDYSKVKILVCTGHPEEVYALSAIKAGAAGYISKLAKPDELEKAIYQVARGGIYLNKKITEKLNAGMSPGRNLIAKFKKLSTRESEVLNLIASGKRNKDIAEALAINEKTVSTYKTRLLKKLQVDNIADLITRSRLLQINTT, from the coding sequence ATGAGTACAGTATTAATTGCAGATCACCACCCTGTGGTGCATGAGGGTATTAGATGTATCCTTAGAAACAACCCGGCGCTTGAAGTAGTAGGTAGCGTGCATAGCGGGATAGAGCTGTACGGGTTTTTAAGCGAAAGCCTACCAGATGTGTTGATTATAGAAATAGACTTGCCTGAAATTAACGGGATTAATGCGCTTCGTACTATTAAAACCGATTATTCAAAAGTAAAAATTCTTGTTTGTACAGGTCATCCTGAAGAAGTTTATGCATTAAGTGCAATAAAGGCAGGTGCTGCAGGATATATCTCTAAACTTGCAAAACCAGATGAATTAGAAAAAGCAATTTACCAGGTAGCAAGAGGTGGAATTTATCTCAATAAAAAAATTACCGAAAAACTCAATGCGGGAATGTCTCCCGGAAGAAATTTAATCGCAAAATTTAAGAAACTTTCTACCCGCGAATCTGAAGTATTAAACCTCATCGCATCTGGAAAACGCAATAAGGATATTGCTGAAGCCCTCGCTATAAACGAGAAAACAGTAAGCACTTATAAAACAAGGCTGCTTAAAAAACTACAGGTAGACAATATTGCCGATCTTATTACCAGATCTCGATTATTACAAATAAACACTACATAA
- the nadE gene encoding NAD(+) synthase, whose product MQTEKVVDHIVNWLKEYATNAQMNGFVLGVSGGIDSAVTSALCAKTGLRTLCIEMPIHQHTDQVTRAQKHIDWLKQHYANVTNLEVNLTPVFDEFKKTAPQVEASGTLDLTLANTRARLRMSTLYYFAGLHNYLVAGTGNKVEDFGVGFYTKYGDGGVDLSPIADLMKTEVTEIAKFLGIVPEIVSAAPTDGLFGDSRTDEDQIGASYPELEWAMKEAENGKTAEDFEGRKQEVFKIYKSKHAANLHKMKPIPVCNIPVSLKN is encoded by the coding sequence ATGCAAACTGAAAAAGTGGTAGATCACATAGTTAACTGGTTAAAAGAATACGCTACAAACGCCCAAATGAATGGATTTGTGCTGGGAGTAAGCGGCGGAATTGACTCTGCAGTAACCTCTGCACTCTGTGCAAAAACCGGTTTGCGTACACTTTGTATTGAAATGCCAATTCACCAGCATACAGACCAGGTAACGAGGGCACAAAAGCATATAGATTGGTTAAAGCAGCATTATGCCAATGTAACCAACCTGGAAGTTAACCTGACACCTGTTTTTGATGAGTTTAAAAAAACCGCTCCACAGGTTGAAGCCTCTGGCACTTTAGATCTCACTTTGGCAAATACCCGGGCAAGATTAAGAATGTCTACTTTATATTATTTTGCCGGCTTACATAACTACCTGGTAGCAGGAACCGGAAATAAAGTGGAAGATTTTGGAGTTGGATTTTATACAAAATATGGCGACGGAGGTGTAGATCTAAGCCCTATCGCCGATCTTATGAAAACTGAAGTTACAGAGATCGCCAAGTTCCTGGGAATTGTTCCCGAAATTGTAAGTGCTGCACCAACCGACGGACTTTTTGGAGACAGCCGTACCGATGAAGATCAAATTGGCGCCTCTTATCCAGAACTGGAATGGGCGATGAAAGAAGCTGAAAACGGAAAAACCGCTGAAGATTTTGAGGGAAGAAAACAAGAAGTCTTCAAAATATATAAAAGTAAGCACGCCGCTAATTTACACAAAATGAAACCTATACCTGTGTGCAATATTCCCGTTAGTCTTAAAAATTAA
- the gldB gene encoding gliding motility lipoprotein GldB, translated as MYKKIIFLLCTIAFASCNEDAKIEKEIAAVPVDFEVVRFDREFAEAMPQKLMDLKQEYPFLFPQQFPDSVWIEKLNDTIQQEINTEVGKAFPSFENKETQLHSLFQHIKYYFPQFKAPKVFTVTSEVDYKNKVILQDDYLFISLDTYLGEGHHFYVGIQEFLKKNFRKDQIIPDVANAYAEKYVDRPESRTFLAHMIYYGKLLYLKDRFIPETADAEKMGYTKGEFNWAQNNEAQMWRYFVENELFFDTNTELYSRFLYPAPFSKFYLELDAESPARLGQYIGWQIVRSYMEKTDASLKEMIKTDAETIFNKANFKPRK; from the coding sequence ATGTATAAGAAAATAATTTTCCTGCTTTGTACAATTGCTTTTGCTTCCTGTAACGAAGATGCTAAAATTGAAAAGGAGATCGCAGCAGTGCCGGTAGATTTTGAAGTGGTGCGCTTTGACCGGGAATTTGCCGAAGCCATGCCGCAAAAACTTATGGATTTAAAGCAGGAATATCCGTTTTTGTTTCCGCAGCAATTTCCAGATAGCGTTTGGATTGAAAAACTTAACGACACGATTCAGCAGGAAATTAATACTGAAGTTGGCAAAGCCTTTCCTTCTTTTGAAAATAAGGAAACACAACTTCACAGTCTTTTTCAACATATAAAATATTATTTTCCGCAGTTTAAAGCACCAAAAGTATTTACCGTAACTTCTGAAGTTGACTATAAAAACAAGGTGATTCTGCAGGATGATTATCTTTTTATTTCCCTGGATACTTATTTAGGGGAAGGGCATCATTTTTATGTTGGGATCCAGGAATTTCTAAAGAAGAATTTTAGAAAAGATCAAATAATCCCTGATGTTGCAAACGCTTATGCCGAAAAATATGTAGACAGGCCAGAGTCAAGGACTTTTCTTGCGCATATGATTTACTACGGAAAGTTGCTGTACTTAAAAGACAGGTTTATTCCTGAAACTGCCGATGCTGAAAAAATGGGTTATACTAAAGGCGAATTTAACTGGGCCCAAAACAACGAAGCACAAATGTGGCGGTATTTTGTAGAAAATGAATTGTTTTTTGATACCAACACCGAACTTTATTCCCGGTTTCTATATCCTGCACCTTTTTCTAAATTTTACCTGGAACTTGATGCCGAATCTCCTGCAAGACTTGGCCAGTATATTGGTTGGCAAATAGTGCGCAGCTATATGGAAAAAACCGATGCATCTCTAAAGGAAATGATAAAAACAGATGCCGAAACAATATTTAATAAAGCGAATTTTAAACCAAGAAAGTAA
- the gldC gene encoding gliding motility protein GldC, with product MSEFKKSEINIEVVTDENRVPEGITWSAEDGNIYKEDAKALMLSVWDSKSQETLRIDLWTKDMPVDEMKKFFHQTLVSMSDTFNRATQDEKMTATMKDFCDYFAEKLEITQK from the coding sequence ATGTCAGAATTTAAAAAATCAGAAATAAATATAGAAGTGGTAACCGATGAAAATCGTGTTCCCGAAGGAATAACCTGGAGTGCCGAAGACGGGAATATTTATAAAGAAGATGCCAAAGCTTTAATGCTTTCGGTTTGGGATAGCAAATCGCAGGAAACGCTGCGTATAGACCTTTGGACCAAAGATATGCCGGTAGATGAGATGAAGAAATTCTTTCATCAAACCCTGGTTTCTATGAGCGATACTTTTAACCGCGCCACTCAAGATGAAAAAATGACCGCCACCATGAAAGATTTTTGCGATTATTTTGCTGAGAAATTAGAAATTACTCAAAAATAA
- a CDS encoding GTPase translates to MEKLIFVYNAYSGTRHVVLDALHKLIRPNSYACSICKVTHGVFSENSQWKKYRQTAEAEMEFLHIDEFQKRYASKFGYKYTFPIVLWEDEGEMGIFIATDELERIQNEEDLIKLVEERL, encoded by the coding sequence GTGGAGAAACTCATTTTTGTATATAACGCGTATTCCGGGACTCGCCACGTGGTGCTGGATGCGCTGCATAAATTAATTAGGCCCAATTCTTATGCCTGTAGTATTTGTAAAGTAACTCACGGAGTCTTTTCTGAAAATTCGCAGTGGAAAAAATACAGGCAGACTGCAGAAGCAGAAATGGAGTTTTTGCATATAGACGAATTTCAGAAGCGATATGCTTCAAAATTCGGTTATAAATATACTTTCCCAATAGTTTTATGGGAAGATGAAGGCGAAATGGGGATTTTTATTGCTACTGATGAATTAGAACGAATTCAAAACGAAGAAGATCTTATAAAACTTGTTGAAGAAAGGCTTTAA
- the yihA gene encoding ribosome biogenesis GTP-binding protein YihA/YsxC, translated as MKIKTAEFVVSNTRVDLCPESKLPEYAFIGRSNVGKSSLINMLTGRKTLAKTSAKPGKTQLINHFLINKNWHLVDLPGYGYAKVSKTTKRTFQKFITKYFEQRAQMICAFVLIDSRHEPQPIDMEFMQWLGENNVPFCIIFTKADKMKPKALERNINFYQEKMLESWEEMPEFFISSATSKLGQEEILDYIEAINIELNSSNSPR; from the coding sequence ATGAAAATCAAGACGGCTGAATTTGTGGTGAGCAATACACGGGTAGATCTTTGCCCCGAGAGCAAACTGCCAGAATACGCTTTTATTGGCCGCAGTAATGTTGGGAAATCTTCTTTAATTAATATGCTTACCGGGAGAAAAACACTTGCAAAAACTTCAGCAAAACCCGGGAAGACTCAACTTATAAATCATTTTTTGATCAACAAGAACTGGCACCTCGTAGATTTACCCGGTTATGGCTATGCGAAAGTTTCAAAAACCACTAAAAGAACATTTCAGAAATTCATCACTAAATATTTTGAGCAGCGAGCGCAAATGATATGTGCTTTTGTACTTATAGATAGCAGGCACGAGCCACAACCTATAGATATGGAATTTATGCAGTGGCTTGGGGAGAATAATGTTCCTTTTTGTATCATCTTCACCAAAGCCGATAAAATGAAACCAAAGGCTCTGGAAAGAAATATCAATTTTTACCAGGAAAAAATGCTGGAAAGCTGGGAAGAAATGCCTGAATTCTTTATTAGCTCGGCAACTTCAAAATTGGGACAGGAAGAGATTTTAGATTATATTGAAGCAATAAATATTGAATTAAATTCTTCTAATTCGCCCCGTTAA
- a CDS encoding alpha/beta fold hydrolase, protein MKNNLRQEGKFTYLEQGEGTPIVILHGLMGGLSNFDGVTEYFPKHGYKVVIPELPLYSMSLLKTSVQTFAKYLKEFVDYKGYDKVILLGNSLGGHIALLATKLYPEIVQGLIITGSSGLYENSMGESYPRRGDYEFIKKKAQDVFYDPEVATKEVVDEVYQTVSDRNKLVKTLAIAKSAIRHNMAKDLPKMKTPTCIIWGKDDNVTPPEVAEDFQRLLPDADLYWVDKCGHAAMMEHPIIFNELLHAWLKKRDFK, encoded by the coding sequence ATGAAGAATAATTTAAGGCAAGAGGGAAAGTTTACGTACCTGGAGCAAGGAGAAGGAACCCCGATAGTTATTTTACACGGACTCATGGGCGGTTTAAGTAACTTTGATGGGGTTACAGAGTATTTTCCGAAACATGGTTATAAAGTGGTAATTCCAGAACTGCCCCTATATTCCATGTCGCTACTTAAAACCAGCGTACAGACTTTTGCTAAATATTTAAAAGAATTTGTAGATTATAAAGGTTACGATAAAGTAATCCTGCTAGGTAATTCACTTGGCGGGCATATTGCTTTACTGGCCACTAAGTTATATCCTGAAATTGTACAGGGTCTTATAATTACCGGAAGCTCGGGACTTTATGAAAATTCCATGGGCGAGAGTTATCCGCGTCGTGGCGACTATGAATTTATAAAGAAAAAAGCCCAGGATGTTTTTTACGATCCTGAAGTGGCAACTAAAGAAGTGGTAGACGAAGTTTACCAAACGGTAAGCGACCGTAACAAACTGGTAAAAACACTTGCAATTGCAAAAAGTGCCATTAGACATAATATGGCTAAAGATTTACCAAAAATGAAAACCCCAACTTGTATAATTTGGGGAAAAGACGATAATGTTACTCCGCCAGAAGTAGCTGAAGATTTTCAGCGTTTACTTCCCGATGCCGATCTTTATTGGGTAGATAAATGCGGTCATGCTGCGATGATGGAACATCCCATTATTTTTAACGAGTTACTTCACGCCTGGCTAAAAAAACGGGATTTTAAATAA
- the mraZ gene encoding division/cell wall cluster transcriptional repressor MraZ, translating to MVNLIGTYECKADAKGRLMVPSALKKQLAPMLQDGFVLKRSVFQPCLELYPMQEWNVLMRKINGLNRFKKKNNDFIRRFTAGVKMVEVDSNGRLLIPKDLVGFAGINKEIVLSSAVNIIEIWDKDKYENTIDETSDDFAELAEEVMGNDDLDAIS from the coding sequence GTGGTAAACCTCATTGGAACATACGAATGTAAAGCAGATGCCAAGGGCCGGTTAATGGTTCCTTCGGCATTAAAAAAGCAGCTTGCACCTATGTTGCAGGATGGTTTTGTGCTAAAACGTTCGGTTTTTCAGCCTTGCTTGGAGTTATATCCAATGCAGGAATGGAATGTTTTAATGCGGAAAATTAACGGGCTAAACCGCTTTAAAAAGAAGAACAACGATTTTATTAGAAGGTTTACGGCAGGGGTGAAGATGGTAGAAGTAGATTCTAATGGAAGGCTTTTAATTCCTAAAGATCTTGTGGGATTTGCCGGGATCAACAAAGAGATCGTGCTTTCTTCTGCAGTAAATATTATAGAGATCTGGGATAAAGATAAATACGAAAACACCATTGATGAAACTTCAGATGATTTTGCTGAATTGGCTGAAGAAGTAATGGGAAACGATGATTTAGATGCAATATCATAA
- the rsmH gene encoding 16S rRNA (cytosine(1402)-N(4))-methyltransferase RsmH, whose protein sequence is MQYHNPVLLKESVDGLNIKEDGVYVDVTFGGGGHSREILSRLGPEGKLFGFDQDQDALQNTIEDSRFTLIHENFRFLKRFLRFYGIKRVDGILGDFGVSSHQFNEAERGFSTRFDARLDMRMNQGSKLSAYEVINEYGEEQLKMLFYDYADLKNAPKLANLIVEARKEKPVESSEQLNDLLKPHLFKGKENKILAQIYQAIRIEVNQEIEALKEFLKQTEELVVKNGRISLISYHSLEDRLVKRYIRSGLFEGEPEKDFYGNISVPFKKVGGLIVPSAEEIKENNRARSAKLRVAKKL, encoded by the coding sequence ATGCAATATCATAATCCGGTTTTATTAAAAGAATCTGTAGACGGTCTTAATATTAAGGAAGATGGCGTGTATGTGGATGTTACGTTTGGTGGTGGTGGTCATTCCCGGGAGATTTTAAGCAGGCTTGGACCTGAAGGGAAGCTTTTTGGCTTTGATCAGGATCAGGATGCTTTGCAAAACACTATTGAGGATTCCCGCTTTACGCTAATTCACGAGAATTTTAGATTTCTGAAAAGATTCTTAAGGTTTTACGGTATTAAACGGGTTGACGGAATTCTTGGTGATTTTGGGGTTTCCTCTCATCAGTTTAATGAAGCTGAAAGAGGATTTTCTACACGTTTTGATGCGCGCCTTGATATGCGAATGAATCAGGGGAGCAAGCTGAGTGCTTATGAAGTGATTAATGAATATGGTGAAGAACAGCTTAAAATGTTGTTCTACGATTACGCCGATTTAAAGAATGCGCCGAAGCTGGCGAATTTAATTGTTGAAGCCCGAAAAGAAAAACCTGTAGAAAGCAGTGAACAATTAAACGATTTGTTGAAACCGCACCTTTTTAAAGGAAAAGAAAATAAGATCCTGGCTCAGATTTACCAGGCAATTAGAATTGAAGTGAACCAGGAAATTGAAGCTTTAAAGGAATTTTTAAAGCAAACCGAAGAGCTGGTGGTAAAAAATGGGAGAATTAGTCTTATTTCTTATCACTCTCTGGAAGATAGATTGGTGAAAAGATATATAAGAAGCGGTTTGTTTGAGGGCGAGCCTGAAAAAGATTTCTACGGAAATATTTCGGTTCCCTTTAAAAAAGTTGGCGGACTAATAGTGCCTTCGGCTGAAGAGATTAAAGAAAATAACAGGGCGAGAAGTGCTAAGTTGAGAGTGGCTAAGAAATTATAG
- a CDS encoding FtsL-like putative cell division protein, translating to MKKGFYNILRANFLISRDAVNNWRFIVFCTLLAIIMIASSHSAESKVHKIAKLHTEVRELKSEFVDRRSALMRIKMESTITQKMKNRGILPSENPPYKIKVNIKE from the coding sequence ATGAAAAAAGGTTTTTACAACATACTACGGGCTAATTTTCTTATTAGCAGGGATGCGGTAAATAACTGGCGCTTTATAGTTTTTTGCACGCTGCTCGCTATTATTATGATTGCCAGTTCGCATAGTGCAGAAAGCAAGGTGCATAAAATAGCAAAACTTCATACCGAAGTAAGGGAACTAAAAAGTGAGTTTGTAGATCGTCGTTCAGCGCTTATGCGAATTAAAATGGAATCTACAATTACGCAAAAAATGAAAAACAGGGGAATTCTCCCTTCCGAGAATCCACCTTATAAAATTAAAGTGAATATAAAAGAGTAA